The following proteins are co-located in the Telopea speciosissima isolate NSW1024214 ecotype Mountain lineage chromosome 9, Tspe_v1, whole genome shotgun sequence genome:
- the LOC122640860 gene encoding uncharacterized protein LOC122640860, translating into MDLAPEQLQDLTYTEILKESVSIPKSSLKTFSCIILTLIFPLSFAILAHSLFTNPLLKQIDSQSPSNPKLPQEWTRLLIFQFCYLIFLFAFSLLSTAAVVFTVASIYTSKPVSFTSTISAIPRVFKRLFITFLWVSLLMVVYDIAFIISLLALIIAVDTNSLFLYLFSLIAVFTLFLVVHVYITALWHLASVVSVLEPVYGIAAMRKSKELLKGKTQMAAVFVFGYLSICGAIGGVFGSIVVHGGEDYGVFARIVVGGFLVGLLVLVNLIGLLVQSVFYYVCKSYHHQGIDKSALHDHLGGYLGEYVPLKSSIQMESMEI; encoded by the coding sequence atGGATCTTGCACCGGAGCAGTTGCAGGACCTAACCTACACAGAAATCCTTAAAGAATCAGTTTCGATTCCAAAATCATCTTTAAAGACCTTTTCCTGTATAATCCTCACCCTGATTTTCCCTCTCTCCTTCGCCATCTTAGCCCATTCCCTCTTCACCAATCCTCTCCTCAAACAAATCGATAGCCAGTCcccttcaaaccctaaactcccTCAAGAGTGGACTCGCCTCCTAATTTTCCAGTTCTGCTATCTTATCTTCCTCTTcgccttctctctcctctccaccgCTGCCGTCGTTTTCACCGTTGCCTCTATCTACACCTCCAAGCCCGTCTCTTTCACTTCCACCATCTCTGCAATCCCTCGTGTCTTCAAACGCCTCTTCATCACCTTCCTATGGGTTTCTCTGCTTATGGTCGTCTACGACATTGCCTTCATTATCTCTCTTCTCGCTCTCATCATCGCCGTCGATACTAATAGCCTGTTTCTCTACTTGTTCTCCCTCATTGCGGTTTTCACGCTCTTTCTTGTAGTTCACGTCTACATTACAGCTCTATGGCACCTCGCCAGTGTCGTGTCGGTTCTCGAACCGGTTTACGGGATTGCTGCGATGAGGAAGAGTAAGGAGTTGTTGAAGGGGAAGACCCAGATGGCTGCAGTGTTTGTTTTCGGATATTTGTCGATTTGTGGGGCGATTGGTGGCGTTTTCGGATCGATTGTGGTTCATGGTGGCGAGGATTATGGAGTCTTTGCTAGGATTGTGGTTGGTGGATTCTTGGTTGGTTTGTTGGTTCTCGTGAATTTAATAGGATTGTTGGTGCAGAGTGTGTTTTATTATGTTTGCAAGAGCTATCATCACCAGGGGATCGATAAGAGTGCTTTGCATGATCATCTTGGTGGCTATCTCGGCGAGTATGTACCGCTGAAGAGTAGTATTCAGATGGAGAGTATGGAAATCTGA
- the LOC122640841 gene encoding ankyrin repeat-containing protein ITN1-like isoform X1 produces the protein MEEISQLQTPPIEYVPLYQAALKGDWATAMVFLQRNPGAVRAPITDAQETALYIAAGARQVKFVEELVKLMQPHDLALKNIHDNTALYFAAASGITQIAKVMVTKNPTLPAIRGSNGRTPLYMSALLGHRDMVWYLYSATGDTVLTEDDRISLLMTTITTDLFDVALYLLKKYPLLAIARDENGETALHALARKPSAFASGCHFGVWQSFIYSCEHVEFSNITRDKKDQHVAPVQSLNRWLWKTLKSIVPNVMLVHDTKVMNIQALEMVKFIWNEILSLKGWEISSILREPSRPLFTAAELGIIEYIIVLIQSYPDLIWKVDNEHRSIFHTAVAYRQEKIFNLIYDIGALKDLITSYVDSNNNNMLHLAAKLAPSSRLNTISGAALQMQREYQWFKEVEKIVQPLYTEMKNSDGRTPAMMFREEHANLVKEGEKWMKDTASSCMVVATLIATVVFAAAFTVPGGDNNNNGIPIFIKAKSFMVFAISDALALFSSATSVLMFLSILTSRYAEEDFAKSLPKRMIIGLATLFVSIATMMIAFSATLSIVLDSRMAWVAIPISVFALVPVTLFALLQFPLFIDMIRSTYGFGVFKRLTKPMLY, from the exons ATGGAAG AAATATCGCAATTACAGACACCTCCCATAGAATACGTACCTCTTTACCAAGCAGCATTAAAAGGTGATTGGGCTACTGCAATGGTGTTTCTGCAACGCAATCCCGGTGCAGTTAGAGCTCCAATTACAGATGCACAAGAAACGGCACTTTACATTGCAGCAGGAGCAAGACAAGTTAAGTTTGTGGAAGAGTTGGTGAAATTGATGCAGCCACATGATCTCGCATTGAAAAACATACATGATAATACAGCCCTGTATTTTGCGGCTGCATCAGGAATCACTCAAATTGCAAAGGTTATGGTAACAAAGAATCCAACTTTACCGGCGATCCGAGGTAGTAACGGAAGGACACCATTGTATATGTCTGCTTTATTAGGCCATCGAGACATGGTTTGGTATCTTTACTCTGCAACAGGGGATACAGTTCTTACAGAGGATGACAGGATTTCTCTGCTTATGACAACCATTACTACAGATTTGTTTG ATGTAGCATTATACCTCCTAAAGAAGTACCCTTTGTTAGCAATTGCTCGAGATGAAAATGGGGAGACTGCTCTGCATGCGTTGGCTCGGAAGCCCTCTGCTTTTGCAAGTGGATGTCATTTTGGCGTTTGGCAAAGCTTTATCTACTCAT GTGAACATGTTGAATTTTCTAACATCACAAGAGATAAGAAGGACCAACATGTTGCTCCAG TTCAGAGCTTGAATAGATGGCTTTGGAAAACCTTGAAGTCAATAG TTCCAAATGTCATGCTGGTTCATGATACAAAGGTGATGAACATTCAAGCCCTAGAAATGGTGAAGTTCATTTGGAATGAGATCTTATCATTGAAGGGTTGGGAGATATCATCCATTCTTAGAGAGCCTTCAAGACCACTATTCACTGCTGCAGAATTGGGTATTATTGAATACATAATTGTGCTTATTCAATCTTATCCTGATCTAATTTGGAAAGTCGACAATGAGCACAGAAGCATATTTCATACAGCAGTTGCATACCGTCaagaaaaaattttcaaccTCATCTATGATATTGGTGCACTCAAGGATTTAATAACATCTTATGTTgattctaataataataatatgctACATTTGGCTGCAAAGCTAGCTCCTTCATCTAGACTCAATACAATCTCAGGTGCCGCCCTTCAAATGCAAAGAGAGTATCAATGGTTCAAG GAAGTGGAAAAAATTGTCCAACCTCTTTACACAGAAATGAAAAACTCAGACGGGAGAACACCAGCTATGATGTTCAGAGAGGAGCATGCAAATCTGGTTAAAGAAGGGGAGAAGTGGATGAAGGATACAGCATCATCTTGCATGGTTGTAGCCACACTCATCGCAACAGTGGTGTTTGCTGCTGCCTTTACTGTACCAGGTGGAGATAATAACAACAATGGCATTCCTATTTTTATAAAGGCCAAATCATTCATGGTTTTTGCCATATCAGATGCATTGGCACTTTTCTCTTCGGCCACTTCAGTTCTGATGTTTCTATCTATTCTTACATCACGCTATGCTGAAGAAGATTTTGCCAAATCCTTACCAAAACGAATGATAATCGGGCTTGCAACACTCTTCGTTTCTATAGCAACCATGATGATAGCCTTTAGTGCAACACTTTCTATTGTTCTTGACAGTAGGATGGCATGGGTTGCAATACCAATTTCTGTATTTGCTTTAGTCCCTGTTACGTTGTTCGCTTTGCTACAGTTTCCCCTTTTCATTGATATGATTCGATCCACATATGGGTTTGGTGTCTTTAAACGATTGACCAAACCCATGCTTTATTAG
- the LOC122640841 gene encoding ankyrin repeat-containing protein ITN1-like isoform X2 codes for MVWYLYSATGDTVLTEDDRISLLMTTITTDLFDVALYLLKKYPLLAIARDENGETALHALARKPSAFASGCHFGVWQSFIYSCEHVEFSNITRDKKDQHVAPVQSLNRWLWKTLKSIVPNVMLVHDTKVMNIQALEMVKFIWNEILSLKGWEISSILREPSRPLFTAAELGIIEYIIVLIQSYPDLIWKVDNEHRSIFHTAVAYRQEKIFNLIYDIGALKDLITSYVDSNNNNMLHLAAKLAPSSRLNTISGAALQMQREYQWFKEVEKIVQPLYTEMKNSDGRTPAMMFREEHANLVKEGEKWMKDTASSCMVVATLIATVVFAAAFTVPGGDNNNNGIPIFIKAKSFMVFAISDALALFSSATSVLMFLSILTSRYAEEDFAKSLPKRMIIGLATLFVSIATMMIAFSATLSIVLDSRMAWVAIPISVFALVPVTLFALLQFPLFIDMIRSTYGFGVFKRLTKPMLY; via the exons ATGGTTTGGTATCTTTACTCTGCAACAGGGGATACAGTTCTTACAGAGGATGACAGGATTTCTCTGCTTATGACAACCATTACTACAGATTTGTTTG ATGTAGCATTATACCTCCTAAAGAAGTACCCTTTGTTAGCAATTGCTCGAGATGAAAATGGGGAGACTGCTCTGCATGCGTTGGCTCGGAAGCCCTCTGCTTTTGCAAGTGGATGTCATTTTGGCGTTTGGCAAAGCTTTATCTACTCAT GTGAACATGTTGAATTTTCTAACATCACAAGAGATAAGAAGGACCAACATGTTGCTCCAG TTCAGAGCTTGAATAGATGGCTTTGGAAAACCTTGAAGTCAATAG TTCCAAATGTCATGCTGGTTCATGATACAAAGGTGATGAACATTCAAGCCCTAGAAATGGTGAAGTTCATTTGGAATGAGATCTTATCATTGAAGGGTTGGGAGATATCATCCATTCTTAGAGAGCCTTCAAGACCACTATTCACTGCTGCAGAATTGGGTATTATTGAATACATAATTGTGCTTATTCAATCTTATCCTGATCTAATTTGGAAAGTCGACAATGAGCACAGAAGCATATTTCATACAGCAGTTGCATACCGTCaagaaaaaattttcaaccTCATCTATGATATTGGTGCACTCAAGGATTTAATAACATCTTATGTTgattctaataataataatatgctACATTTGGCTGCAAAGCTAGCTCCTTCATCTAGACTCAATACAATCTCAGGTGCCGCCCTTCAAATGCAAAGAGAGTATCAATGGTTCAAG GAAGTGGAAAAAATTGTCCAACCTCTTTACACAGAAATGAAAAACTCAGACGGGAGAACACCAGCTATGATGTTCAGAGAGGAGCATGCAAATCTGGTTAAAGAAGGGGAGAAGTGGATGAAGGATACAGCATCATCTTGCATGGTTGTAGCCACACTCATCGCAACAGTGGTGTTTGCTGCTGCCTTTACTGTACCAGGTGGAGATAATAACAACAATGGCATTCCTATTTTTATAAAGGCCAAATCATTCATGGTTTTTGCCATATCAGATGCATTGGCACTTTTCTCTTCGGCCACTTCAGTTCTGATGTTTCTATCTATTCTTACATCACGCTATGCTGAAGAAGATTTTGCCAAATCCTTACCAAAACGAATGATAATCGGGCTTGCAACACTCTTCGTTTCTATAGCAACCATGATGATAGCCTTTAGTGCAACACTTTCTATTGTTCTTGACAGTAGGATGGCATGGGTTGCAATACCAATTTCTGTATTTGCTTTAGTCCCTGTTACGTTGTTCGCTTTGCTACAGTTTCCCCTTTTCATTGATATGATTCGATCCACATATGGGTTTGGTGTCTTTAAACGATTGACCAAACCCATGCTTTATTAG